The following proteins are co-located in the Aurantiacibacter atlanticus genome:
- a CDS encoding DUF805 domain-containing protein, whose amino-acid sequence MFLESIAYNLANLTKFTGRDSRSTFWWYILFLLIVQFVIGLLASIPLVVGTTSAAIDAAQSGMSEAQMEVQLFNKMADMVGLTTWISVITSAIITLLALASFGRRLHDGGFSELWAAIPLMTQAATIYFSITMIDKAKDMLLTAGNAENTEALAAQMSANPMSYIGWIGYLAVITFGMMRSEPTTNQYGEVPKAPGY is encoded by the coding sequence ATGTTCCTTGAATCGATCGCCTATAATCTTGCCAATCTGACAAAATTCACCGGACGCGATTCCCGATCCACATTCTGGTGGTACATTCTGTTTCTGCTGATTGTGCAATTTGTGATCGGATTGCTGGCGAGCATTCCGCTTGTCGTAGGGACGACGAGCGCTGCGATCGATGCGGCGCAATCGGGCATGAGCGAAGCGCAAATGGAAGTCCAATTATTCAACAAGATGGCGGATATGGTTGGTCTGACCACCTGGATCTCCGTCATCACGTCAGCGATCATTACCTTATTGGCGCTCGCTTCCTTTGGGCGCCGTTTGCATGATGGCGGTTTTTCAGAACTATGGGCCGCAATCCCGCTCATGACTCAGGCCGCAACAATCTATTTCAGCATCACCATGATCGATAAGGCAAAAGATATGCTGCTTACGGCTGGCAATGCCGAGAATACAGAAGCCCTGGCCGCCCAGATGTCCGCAAATCCGATGAGTTACATCGGCTGGATCGGCTATCTTGCTGTCATCACTTTCGGAATGATGCGCAGCGAACCTACGACAAATCAATATGGTGAGGTTCCCAAGGCGCCAGGATACTGA
- a CDS encoding MFS transporter, with amino-acid sequence MAENAAPEILEPSAKEIRLVIAASSAGTIFEWYDFFIYGTLFALIGAAFFPSDNETLQILLVWAGFAIGFGFRPLGAILFGYLGDKLGRKYTFLVTVTLMGVATAGVGLVPNAATIGLWAPAIVILLRILQGLALGGEYGGAAIYVAEHAPPDKRGFYTGFIQASVVGGFALSIIVVLLCRALIPADEFAAWGWRVPFLLSVVLLGISLWMRLKLNESPVFQAMKAAGQTAGNPLVESFTYPGNKRRIFIAFAVAGILTTIWYSAFFSTLSFLQRDMRMDGAVVEILLLIVGLTSMVFFVAVGRWSDKVGRKTPIIIGAFLTLLLLFPIFWGLGKLANPELTEAAERNPVVVTGQACATDPFADLFEREQSDCGKLLETLTASGVQYTVVEADELGLTVGGETVQIERDWLENGTQRHDGVQTALENYGFDFAVQRPPLPNIVGILALLLAAAMLSALTYGSVAALLTEMFPPSIRYSSMSIPYHFGAGYLGGFLPLIAGYIVARTGDMFAGLWYTWTVVAISMVVVWFGLKGGPPQEFQNEPS; translated from the coding sequence ATGGCGGAAAATGCTGCGCCGGAGATATTGGAGCCGAGCGCGAAGGAAATTCGCCTTGTCATTGCAGCAAGTTCTGCCGGCACCATCTTTGAATGGTATGATTTCTTCATTTACGGCACCTTGTTTGCGCTGATCGGGGCAGCATTCTTCCCTAGCGATAATGAGACTTTGCAGATCCTGCTCGTCTGGGCGGGCTTTGCCATCGGCTTCGGTTTCCGTCCTTTAGGAGCAATCCTGTTCGGTTATCTGGGGGACAAGCTGGGGCGCAAATACACATTCCTCGTCACCGTAACCTTGATGGGCGTGGCGACTGCAGGGGTCGGCCTCGTGCCCAACGCGGCGACCATCGGCTTGTGGGCCCCTGCGATCGTGATCCTGCTGCGCATCCTGCAAGGGCTGGCGCTAGGCGGTGAATATGGCGGGGCCGCGATTTATGTGGCCGAACACGCACCTCCAGACAAGCGCGGCTTCTACACCGGCTTTATCCAGGCCAGCGTGGTTGGCGGATTTGCCCTGTCGATCATAGTCGTATTGCTCTGCCGTGCGCTTATTCCGGCAGACGAATTTGCCGCATGGGGCTGGCGCGTTCCCTTCCTGCTATCGGTGGTATTGCTGGGCATATCGCTCTGGATGCGCCTCAAGCTGAATGAAAGCCCGGTGTTTCAGGCGATGAAAGCTGCGGGTCAAACGGCAGGCAATCCGCTGGTCGAGAGCTTCACCTATCCCGGTAACAAACGGCGTATTTTCATCGCATTTGCGGTGGCCGGTATCCTGACCACGATCTGGTATTCAGCTTTCTTCTCCACCCTTTCCTTTCTCCAGCGCGACATGCGCATGGATGGTGCGGTGGTCGAAATTCTGCTGCTGATAGTTGGCTTGACCTCCATGGTATTCTTCGTGGCTGTCGGTCGCTGGTCAGACAAGGTAGGGCGCAAGACACCGATCATTATCGGCGCTTTCCTCACGCTTCTCCTTCTGTTTCCGATCTTCTGGGGCCTGGGTAAACTGGCCAATCCTGAATTGACCGAGGCGGCTGAACGCAATCCGGTGGTCGTCACGGGCCAGGCTTGCGCAACCGATCCATTCGCCGATCTGTTCGAGCGTGAGCAAAGCGATTGTGGCAAGTTGCTTGAAACGCTGACCGCATCGGGCGTGCAATATACCGTGGTCGAGGCTGACGAACTCGGCCTGACCGTGGGTGGCGAGACAGTGCAGATTGAGCGTGACTGGCTGGAAAACGGCACGCAAAGGCATGATGGCGTGCAGACCGCGCTGGAAAATTACGGCTTCGATTTTGCCGTCCAGCGGCCGCCTCTACCGAACATCGTTGGGATCCTGGCACTTTTGCTGGCAGCTGCCATGCTTTCGGCATTGACCTACGGTTCTGTCGCTGCCTTGTTGACCGAGATGTTTCCGCCGTCCATCAGATATTCTTCCATGTCGATCCCTTACCATTTCGGTGCTGGATATCTCGGAGGTTTCCTACCGCTTATCGCAGGATACATCGTCGCGCGGACGGGTGATATGTTTGCCGGTCTGTGGTACACATGGACCGTTGTCGCCATCAGCATGGTTGTGGTCTGGTTTGGCTTGAAGGGCGGCCCTCCGCAAGAATTTCAAAATGAACCTTCCTGA
- the radA gene encoding DNA repair protein RadA: protein MAKPKRRYICTECGSVLTRWQGQCPDCSQWNTLVEDAPETKFTAKHDLSSGGRAIAFESLDAPTKPLARRTTGLAEFDRALGGGLVPGCAILMGGEPGIGKSTLLLQAAAAIAKTGGDVVYVSGEEATGQVRMRAGRLGLADAPLKLAAATSVRDILTTLGKNGPPDLLVVDSIQTMHSDMIEGAPGTVSQVRASAFELIRYAKESGTCLVLVGHVTKDGNIAGPRVLEHMVDTVMSFEGERSHQYRILRSLKNRFGAVDEIGVFAMEGQGLKEVSNPSSLFLSGREEPIAGSAVFPAIEGTRPVLVEIQALIVRLQSGATPRRAVVGWDSGRLAMLLAVLESRCGLSFSTAEVYLNVAGGYRLSDPAADLAVAAALISALADKPLSADTIWLGEVSLSGEVRPVAHGALRLREAAKLGFTHGCGPVNGGREVKKLGYSDIGGVASLVDRVMASA, encoded by the coding sequence ATGGCCAAACCCAAACGTCGATATATCTGTACAGAATGCGGCAGCGTTTTGACGCGGTGGCAGGGGCAGTGTCCTGATTGCAGCCAGTGGAACACGCTGGTTGAAGACGCGCCTGAAACCAAGTTCACTGCCAAGCATGATTTATCGAGCGGAGGTCGGGCCATCGCCTTCGAATCGCTGGATGCTCCAACCAAGCCGCTCGCGCGGCGCACCACCGGCCTTGCAGAATTTGATCGCGCACTGGGCGGGGGGCTTGTTCCAGGATGTGCCATCCTGATGGGCGGCGAACCGGGTATCGGCAAATCCACACTGTTGTTACAGGCGGCGGCTGCCATCGCAAAAACGGGTGGCGATGTTGTCTATGTAAGTGGGGAAGAGGCCACGGGCCAAGTGCGCATGCGCGCCGGAAGGCTGGGGCTGGCGGACGCTCCGCTCAAATTAGCTGCAGCGACTTCCGTGCGCGATATACTGACCACATTGGGTAAAAACGGGCCGCCTGATCTGCTGGTCGTCGATTCGATTCAGACAATGCACTCCGACATGATCGAAGGCGCACCAGGCACTGTCAGCCAAGTCCGTGCAAGTGCATTTGAACTGATCCGCTATGCCAAGGAAAGCGGGACCTGCCTCGTCCTTGTCGGACATGTCACCAAGGACGGCAACATCGCCGGACCGCGGGTGCTTGAACATATGGTCGATACCGTGATGAGTTTCGAAGGGGAGAGGAGCCACCAGTATCGTATCCTGCGCAGCCTCAAGAACCGTTTTGGCGCGGTCGATGAAATTGGCGTCTTCGCAATGGAAGGGCAGGGGCTGAAAGAGGTTTCCAATCCCTCATCCCTGTTCCTTTCCGGTCGTGAGGAGCCGATTGCAGGCAGCGCTGTCTTTCCCGCCATCGAAGGCACGCGCCCGGTGCTTGTGGAAATCCAGGCGCTGATTGTCCGGCTACAATCGGGCGCGACGCCGCGCCGCGCGGTTGTGGGATGGGACAGCGGGCGGCTGGCGATGTTGCTCGCAGTGCTGGAATCACGCTGTGGTCTCAGTTTTTCTACGGCAGAGGTCTATCTTAACGTCGCAGGTGGTTATCGCCTGTCGGATCCGGCTGCCGATCTTGCTGTCGCAGCCGCCCTCATTTCTGCGTTGGCTGACAAGCCTCTTTCTGCCGATACTATCTGGCTGGGCGAGGTATCGCTTTCGGGTGAGGTGCGCCCGGTTGCGCATGGTGCCCTTCGCCTGCGCGAAGCGGCAAAGCTTGGCTTTACCCATGGTTGTGGCCCGGTGAACGGCGGACGGGAAGTCAAGAAACTGGGGTATAGTGACATAGGCGGCGTCGCTTCACTCGTTGACCGCGTGATGGCGTCCGCCTAG
- the alr gene encoding alanine racemase: protein MNLPEPLPANLHLEPPPASLRLRIDRAALVGNWNALHRLSGKAAAGAAVKADAYGLGIDVVAPILCGADVREYFVAHWSEVPALLNYVEASQISVLHGVGNAQEARFAIVTGVRPVINSLRQAALWVEAGGGRCNVMVDSGINRLGLAPAELCDPIVQGLEIDILLSHLASAEEDSAQNPRQLAIFRDTVPLVKAERLSLANSAGIMLGPDYHFDLTRPGLALYGGIPHPSMQEHIAQVAFPQGAVLQIRDLHAGDAVGYNATWVADRETRVATVSVGHADGFLRQMGVDCALQHDQERLPVLGRVSMDMIMVDASSSTVKEGDFLDLPGDLPGISQRSGLSQYEILTILGKRFERS from the coding sequence ATGAACCTTCCTGAACCGCTTCCTGCAAACCTTCATCTTGAACCGCCACCCGCCAGCCTTCGGCTGCGGATAGATCGCGCGGCGCTAGTCGGAAACTGGAACGCTCTGCACAGGCTTTCTGGCAAAGCCGCTGCAGGCGCTGCGGTGAAGGCCGATGCCTATGGGCTCGGCATAGATGTGGTCGCGCCGATACTGTGCGGCGCAGACGTGCGCGAATATTTTGTAGCCCACTGGAGCGAGGTGCCCGCCCTTCTAAACTATGTGGAGGCGAGCCAGATCAGCGTCCTGCATGGTGTAGGCAATGCCCAAGAAGCCCGCTTCGCCATCGTCACAGGCGTGCGGCCTGTCATCAATTCTCTGCGGCAAGCTGCTTTGTGGGTCGAAGCTGGCGGCGGGCGGTGCAATGTGATGGTGGATTCCGGCATCAACCGCCTTGGACTTGCTCCTGCAGAACTATGCGATCCCATAGTGCAGGGGCTGGAAATCGACATACTCCTCTCGCATTTGGCCTCGGCGGAAGAAGACAGCGCGCAAAATCCCCGCCAACTCGCAATTTTTCGCGACACCGTGCCGCTGGTGAAGGCGGAGCGCCTCAGCCTTGCCAATTCGGCCGGCATCATGTTGGGACCAGATTATCATTTCGACCTGACGCGCCCCGGATTGGCGCTGTATGGCGGGATCCCTCATCCATCCATGCAAGAACACATTGCGCAGGTAGCATTTCCGCAGGGTGCCGTGCTGCAAATACGTGATCTCCACGCCGGGGATGCCGTTGGTTATAACGCGACATGGGTGGCGGACCGCGAAACGCGAGTCGCCACGGTATCTGTCGGACATGCGGATGGTTTCCTGCGCCAAATGGGTGTCGACTGCGCGCTGCAACATGACCAGGAGCGTTTGCCAGTACTTGGCCGCGTCTCGATGGATATGATCATGGTCGATGCAAGTTCGAGCACGGTCAAGGAGGGTGATTTCCTCGATTTACCGGGTGATCTACCGGGCATTTCGCAACGCAGCGGGCTCTCCCAATATGAAATCCTGACCATATTGGGAAAACGTTTCGAGCGAAGTTGA
- a CDS encoding patatin-like protein — translation MRQKELRIALVCYGGVSLAVYMHGVTKEIWKLARASRAHHTPSALLKTGSEAVYQKLLNHIETHKGLRLRVLPDIITGASAGGINAVFLAQAIHSGQSLEPLTELWLKNADVEKLVADEARPWSSAAKPWMLPFVYYMTNKPGNAVSESVAVETRAEVRRKLSGLVRGRWFEPPFSGPGFTDVLHHALCAMDEGEAEDPLLPPGHLLDLMVTATDYHGHRELLRLNSPPVVEESEHRMPIGFRVHTPPTGGQSLAHLCELTFAARATASFPGAFPPLKVAEIDRLYPGEWNSRDAFLQRVIPAHVERDTVDHVALIDGSVLVNAPFAGAMAGLSARPALREVDRRFVYIDPTPRRPSAVSGDEVRPVGFFSAIVGSLSAIPRQQPIRDNLETLETQSREAHNLRRMVTALRPEVEGVVEKLFGRTLFLDQPTAKRLAAWRTRAQQAAAERAGYAFHSYAQAKLSGIVDRIALLAHNAAPYLNRPDAHEIALRIRHVLEERGLGSLSAQRGSGASEGAILFLRDHDNAFRIRRLRLLARRLSREWDADPDIPDDELEVAREQVYHALSLYSVGEDIDGLGPDFADIAANSVKHPEILLDKLAELRALRETDLAAEEIIAEALEAMPRDLRRRALLTYLGFPFYDVATLPLLRNEGLTEFDPVKVDRISPDDARSIREGGTEATLRGTEFFNFGAFFSRSYRENDYLWGRLHGAERVIDLVCSTVPGGFSDADCLSFKCDAFLAICDEEETRGLCDAKMVSDLRAEIMVKLG, via the coding sequence ATGCGACAAAAGGAACTCAGGATTGCGCTGGTCTGCTATGGCGGGGTCAGCCTGGCTGTTTACATGCACGGCGTTACCAAGGAAATCTGGAAGCTGGCCCGCGCCAGTCGGGCGCATCATACGCCATCAGCGCTCCTCAAAACCGGCTCAGAAGCCGTTTATCAGAAGCTGCTCAACCATATTGAAACCCATAAAGGTCTGCGGCTCCGCGTCCTTCCTGACATCATCACCGGCGCGAGTGCTGGCGGCATCAACGCTGTTTTCCTGGCGCAGGCCATCCATTCCGGGCAAAGCCTTGAGCCGCTGACCGAACTCTGGCTGAAAAATGCCGATGTCGAAAAACTGGTCGCCGATGAGGCGCGGCCCTGGTCATCCGCGGCCAAGCCATGGATGCTGCCTTTTGTCTATTATATGACCAATAAGCCCGGCAATGCGGTGAGCGAGAGCGTGGCGGTGGAAACGCGGGCAGAGGTGCGGCGCAAACTTTCCGGTCTTGTACGTGGACGCTGGTTTGAGCCGCCTTTTTCGGGGCCTGGTTTCACAGATGTGCTGCATCATGCCCTATGCGCCATGGATGAAGGTGAGGCGGAAGATCCGCTGTTGCCACCCGGCCACCTGCTCGATCTTATGGTCACGGCCACAGATTATCACGGCCATCGCGAATTGCTGCGCCTCAATTCCCCGCCAGTGGTGGAGGAAAGCGAACATCGCATGCCGATCGGCTTTCGCGTGCATACGCCGCCTACGGGTGGCCAGTCACTGGCACATTTGTGCGAATTGACCTTTGCCGCGCGTGCTACCGCCAGCTTTCCGGGCGCGTTTCCACCGCTTAAAGTGGCTGAGATCGATCGGCTCTATCCCGGCGAATGGAATAGTCGCGATGCATTTCTTCAGCGTGTCATACCTGCCCATGTGGAACGCGACACGGTTGATCATGTCGCATTGATTGACGGGTCTGTTCTGGTCAACGCACCCTTTGCAGGCGCGATGGCCGGTTTGAGCGCACGCCCTGCCCTGCGTGAAGTGGACCGCAGGTTCGTCTATATTGATCCTACACCGCGCCGCCCGTCAGCTGTCAGCGGTGACGAAGTGCGGCCCGTCGGCTTTTTCTCCGCAATTGTCGGCTCCCTTTCGGCAATCCCGCGTCAGCAGCCCATTCGGGACAATCTGGAGACTCTCGAAACGCAATCTCGCGAAGCTCACAATTTACGCCGAATGGTCACCGCGCTGCGACCTGAGGTAGAAGGCGTGGTCGAAAAACTGTTTGGCAGGACCTTGTTTCTCGATCAGCCGACTGCAAAGCGACTTGCCGCGTGGCGCACACGCGCGCAACAGGCAGCGGCAGAGCGTGCCGGATATGCTTTCCATTCCTATGCGCAGGCAAAATTGTCCGGCATCGTGGATCGCATCGCCCTGCTGGCGCACAATGCAGCGCCCTATCTGAACAGGCCCGATGCTCATGAAATCGCTCTACGTATCCGGCATGTGCTTGAAGAGCGCGGGCTTGGCAGTCTCTCCGCCCAACGCGGTAGCGGAGCGAGTGAGGGAGCAATCCTTTTTCTGCGTGATCATGATAACGCCTTTCGCATTCGTCGCTTACGCCTTCTGGCACGCCGCCTTTCGCGTGAATGGGACGCTGATCCCGACATTCCCGACGATGAGCTGGAAGTTGCCCGAGAGCAGGTTTATCATGCATTATCGCTATATTCGGTAGGTGAGGACATAGATGGGCTTGGCCCTGACTTTGCAGACATCGCGGCAAATTCGGTAAAGCATCCCGAGATACTGCTCGATAAACTCGCGGAATTGCGTGCCTTGCGCGAAACTGATCTGGCGGCGGAAGAAATCATTGCCGAGGCGCTGGAGGCCATGCCCCGAGATTTGCGGCGGCGGGCCTTGCTCACCTATCTCGGCTTCCCCTTTTATGATGTCGCCACCTTGCCGCTGCTGCGCAATGAAGGTCTGACCGAATTTGACCCGGTGAAGGTCGATCGCATCAGTCCTGATGATGCCCGGTCAATCCGCGAAGGCGGAACAGAGGCGACCTTGCGCGGGACCGAATTCTTCAATTTTGGCGCATTCTTCAGTCGGTCCTATCGCGAAAACGATTACCTATGGGGACGCCTGCATGGTGCGGAACGGGTGATCGACCTCGTTTGCTCTACGGTGCCAGGCGGCTTCTCCGATGCAGATTGCCTGTCATTCAAATGCGACGCATTCCTCGCCATTTGCGATGAGGAGGAGACGCGCGGGCTGTGTGATGCAAAGATGGTGAGTGATCTTCGCGCCGAAATTATGGTCAAGCTTGGCTGA
- a CDS encoding iron-sulfur cluster assembly scaffold protein: protein MSAAKLYTVEMLAATVELANWPLLDGAPLHGRARSDTCGSALELDVMPDGTGDIGQVGMQVRACAVGQASAAIFARHAKGRSPMDIAHTLDEIVGWLKNDGPMPDWPDLGLIAPAREHRGRHGAILLPWKAALEALSTSRSLG, encoded by the coding sequence GTGAGCGCGGCCAAGCTATACACTGTTGAAATGTTGGCTGCCACAGTCGAACTTGCCAATTGGCCTTTGCTCGATGGAGCACCACTGCATGGCCGGGCACGCTCAGACACCTGTGGCTCGGCGCTGGAACTGGACGTCATGCCTGATGGCACCGGCGATATCGGGCAAGTTGGAATGCAGGTGCGCGCCTGCGCCGTTGGCCAGGCTTCTGCAGCCATCTTTGCCCGTCATGCCAAGGGGCGTTCACCCATGGATATCGCACATACGCTCGATGAGATTGTCGGCTGGCTCAAAAATGATGGCCCCATGCCAGATTGGCCCGATCTTGGCCTGATTGCCCCCGCACGGGAACATCGCGGGCGGCACGGGGCAATTCTCCTGCCGTGGAAGGCCGCTCTGGAAGCTCTTTCCACGTCACGTAGTCTCGGCTAA
- a CDS encoding CvpA family protein, translated as MTGFDIIVLLLVGLGAIGGFLRGFVQEVLSLAAWMLAVLAIHYLHTDLTAAILDFMGSPITAGILAFALLLLIPYAAMKLIARVAGRSSRSSVLGPIDRVLGFGFGAVKGVIIVIIGFSLLVLGYDAVWGAKGRPLWISEARTYQLVDAGSRAMVQLIAERRAHVLDVEGPDSAEQ; from the coding sequence ATGACGGGTTTTGATATTATCGTGCTCCTTCTTGTGGGCCTGGGGGCGATCGGCGGGTTTCTGCGTGGATTCGTGCAGGAAGTCTTGTCTCTTGCGGCGTGGATGCTCGCAGTGCTGGCAATCCATTATCTGCATACGGACCTCACCGCCGCCATCCTCGATTTCATGGGCTCTCCCATAACCGCGGGCATTCTTGCCTTTGCGCTGCTATTGCTGATCCCCTACGCCGCGATGAAATTGATCGCGCGGGTCGCCGGACGCTCTTCGCGCAGTTCCGTATTGGGTCCAATAGATCGTGTGCTTGGCTTCGGATTTGGCGCTGTCAAAGGCGTCATCATCGTCATCATCGGCTTTTCCCTGCTGGTATTGGGATATGACGCGGTGTGGGGCGCAAAGGGGCGTCCGCTGTGGATTTCCGAAGCGCGCACCTATCAGCTTGTCGACGCAGGATCGCGCGCGATGGTACAATTGATTGCGGAGCGCCGTGCGCATGTGCTGGACGTGGAAGGTCCGGACAGCGCAGAACAGTGA
- the phaR gene encoding polyhydroxyalkanoate synthesis repressor PhaR translates to MPSKSKDPGETMIIKKYANRRLYNTRSSSYITLDDLAGMVREKVDFQVLDAKTGNDITHTILTQIIMEEEANGEHMLPISFLRQLIGMYGNSMQAMMPPYLEAAMANFETNQAKMKDAFSASMGPDAFTRLAEKNMAMLQAAAKALVPGAAGETADQDTAEQDDSAAKGKDELESLRAQMAEMQRKLNDMGN, encoded by the coding sequence ATGCCTTCCAAGTCGAAAGACCCGGGCGAGACGATGATTATCAAGAAGTATGCCAACCGGCGTCTCTATAATACCCGATCATCAAGCTATATTACGCTGGATGACCTGGCAGGCATGGTGCGTGAGAAGGTCGATTTCCAGGTATTGGATGCCAAGACGGGGAATGACATTACCCACACGATCCTGACCCAGATCATCATGGAAGAAGAGGCCAATGGGGAGCATATGCTGCCCATCAGCTTCCTTCGCCAGCTAATCGGAATGTATGGAAATTCCATGCAGGCCATGATGCCGCCTTATCTGGAAGCGGCGATGGCCAATTTCGAAACTAATCAGGCCAAGATGAAGGATGCTTTCAGCGCGAGTATGGGGCCGGACGCTTTCACCCGCTTGGCCGAAAAGAACATGGCAATGTTGCAAGCTGCGGCAAAGGCCCTTGTGCCGGGCGCGGCTGGCGAAACAGCCGATCAAGACACTGCAGAACAGGACGACAGTGCCGCAAAGGGCAAGGATGAACTAGAATCCTTGCGCGCGCAAATGGCTGAAATGCAGCGCAAACTCAATGATATGGGCAATTAG
- the proS gene encoding proline--tRNA ligase: MSAIRHALSIKREDDFAQWYQAVIAAADMAEESGVRGCMVIKPWGFGIWERMQRLLDDRIKAAGIQNAYFPLFIPLANFEREAEHVDGFAKEMAVVTHHRLIADGNGKLIPDPEAKLEEPLVVRPTSETIIGDAMSRWVQSWRDLPLKINQWANVVRWEMRTRMFLRTSEFLWQEGHTAHATQDEARAETLRALEMYRAFAEEDAALPVIAGEKPENERFPGARETWSIEAMMQDGKALQAGTSHYLGTNFAQAANIRYQDREGQQALCHTVSWGMSTRMVGGLIMTHGDDDGMRVPPALAPQQVVILPMLREKPEDGALLAYCEEVRAGLAGQSVLGEPLRVLLDTRPGKAASKRWDWVRKGAPIVIEVGSRDMENGVVSLLRRDELWDAETGKPRFQNPSRDVAVQTLSSILADMQTAMFTQAQERRDANITQDITDLGALAEFFGEDQRYPGWVEVQWSRPTGEGLKAVEEQLKALRLTLRNVPVHALPADGTCIFTGQPAIERIYVARAY; this comes from the coding sequence ATGTCCGCCATCCGCCACGCCCTCAGCATCAAGCGCGAGGACGATTTTGCTCAATGGTATCAGGCCGTTATCGCCGCTGCGGACATGGCCGAGGAATCGGGCGTGCGCGGCTGCATGGTGATCAAGCCATGGGGCTTTGGCATATGGGAACGCATGCAGCGCCTGCTCGATGATCGCATCAAGGCAGCCGGCATACAGAACGCCTATTTCCCACTGTTCATTCCTCTCGCCAATTTCGAGCGTGAGGCAGAGCATGTCGATGGTTTTGCAAAGGAAATGGCGGTCGTAACGCACCATCGCCTGATTGCGGACGGAAATGGCAAACTGATCCCCGATCCCGAAGCGAAGCTGGAAGAGCCGCTGGTTGTGCGTCCGACATCAGAGACCATCATCGGCGACGCGATGAGCCGCTGGGTGCAAAGCTGGCGCGACCTGCCGCTCAAGATCAACCAATGGGCCAATGTCGTGCGTTGGGAAATGCGTACACGTATGTTCCTGCGCACGAGCGAGTTCCTGTGGCAGGAGGGGCATACCGCCCACGCCACACAGGATGAAGCCCGCGCTGAAACGCTGCGAGCGCTGGAAATGTATCGCGCCTTTGCCGAAGAAGATGCCGCCTTGCCGGTGATCGCAGGCGAAAAGCCGGAGAATGAACGGTTCCCAGGCGCCAGGGAGACCTGGTCGATCGAAGCCATGATGCAGGATGGCAAGGCATTGCAGGCAGGTACCAGCCATTACCTCGGCACCAATTTCGCACAGGCAGCCAATATCCGCTATCAGGACCGTGAAGGGCAGCAGGCACTTTGCCATACGGTAAGCTGGGGCATGTCGACCCGCATGGTTGGCGGTTTGATCATGACCCATGGTGATGATGATGGCATGCGCGTACCCCCCGCACTTGCGCCGCAGCAGGTGGTGATCCTGCCAATGCTCCGTGAAAAGCCCGAAGATGGGGCGTTGCTTGCTTATTGTGAGGAAGTGCGCGCCGGGCTCGCCGGGCAGAGCGTGCTGGGCGAGCCTCTTCGCGTGCTGCTCGATACACGTCCCGGCAAGGCTGCTTCAAAACGATGGGACTGGGTCCGCAAGGGTGCACCGATCGTTATCGAAGTCGGCTCACGCGACATGGAAAACGGCGTTGTGAGCCTGCTGCGCCGTGATGAGCTGTGGGATGCAGAAACCGGCAAACCCCGCTTCCAGAACCCGTCTCGCGATGTCGCCGTGCAGACCCTGTCATCCATCCTGGCCGACATGCAGACCGCCATGTTTACACAGGCGCAAGAGCGGCGCGATGCCAATATTACGCAGGACATTACGGATCTTGGCGCACTGGCCGAATTCTTCGGAGAGGATCAGCGTTATCCTGGCTGGGTCGAGGTGCAATGGTCCAGGCCGACTGGAGAGGGCCTGAAGGCTGTTGAAGAGCAATTGAAGGCTCTCAGGCTCACACTTCGCAATGTGCCGGTTCACGCGTTACCGGCTGACGGCACCTGCATCTTCACAGGACAACCCGCGATAGAGCGGATCTATGTAGCCCGCGCCTATTGA